The Vampirovibrio chlorellavorus genome has a segment encoding these proteins:
- a CDS encoding ABC transporter ATP-binding protein, protein MRLFAYLNPYKKRFIIGLLATVPAASLNGALAFLIGPFIDKLLNSHQYSILFLVPIAILSASLLQGVCDYISTYYTTYVGTSISQDIRLQLYKHLSRMDQRYINQSSPGDLLTRYYSDPSRLQQAIVNHLQTFILESFSAAFLAAVLFYRSWQFALVALIIISFIFIPIRIISQKLRKLDNQTQEIMGSIYDVFNESVYASKVITIFKLKKYQLKRFEKGLDDYFGVSMRLTRADAILKPVMQMITAVGVSLIILFGSFQVQKGLMTPGEMTSFLVALVLLYKPIKNVGTIIGKIQRIFAPAERVFEKLDIEPSIQEVPDAPRVTDFQHLKFENVSFAYTPEKPVLKQINFEIKAGETIALVGESGGGKSTLVDLIPRFMDPQEGRITLNGLDLKSLSLDSVWDLFSIVTQETMLFDGSIRENIRLGKLDATDGEIERALQAANLKEFVDSLPNGLETSVGTRGVMLSGGQKQRIAIARAFLKNAPVVILDEATSALDNESEAAVQEAITNIMADKTVIVIAHRLSTIRFADRILVISDGKIAESGTHQELLDKQGIYSRLYHLQFRHDVEQLQGLKNTV, encoded by the coding sequence ATGAGGCTTTTTGCGTACTTGAATCCCTATAAAAAACGGTTTATCATCGGCTTACTGGCCACCGTCCCGGCTGCTTCCCTGAATGGGGCGCTTGCTTTCCTGATTGGTCCTTTTATTGACAAGCTGCTGAACAGCCATCAGTATAGCATCCTGTTTTTAGTGCCCATCGCCATCCTCAGCGCCAGTTTGCTACAGGGTGTTTGTGATTACATCAGCACCTATTACACCACCTATGTGGGCACCTCCATCAGTCAGGATATCCGCCTGCAGCTCTACAAGCATTTGTCCCGGATGGATCAACGCTACATCAACCAAAGTTCTCCGGGTGATTTATTAACCCGTTACTACTCCGATCCCAGCCGGTTGCAGCAGGCCATCGTCAATCATCTGCAAACCTTTATTCTGGAATCTTTCAGCGCCGCGTTTTTGGCGGCGGTGCTGTTCTATCGAAGCTGGCAGTTCGCCCTGGTGGCACTGATTATCATTTCTTTCATCTTCATTCCCATCCGTATTATCAGCCAAAAACTAAGGAAGCTGGACAATCAGACCCAGGAAATTATGGGGTCCATTTACGATGTGTTCAACGAATCGGTTTATGCTTCCAAGGTCATCACCATTTTCAAACTGAAAAAGTATCAATTGAAGCGTTTTGAAAAAGGCCTGGATGATTATTTTGGTGTGTCCATGCGCCTCACCCGGGCAGACGCCATTTTAAAGCCGGTGATGCAAATGATTACGGCGGTGGGTGTCTCGCTGATTATCCTGTTCGGTAGTTTTCAGGTGCAAAAAGGATTAATGACCCCCGGCGAAATGACCTCCTTCCTGGTGGCGCTGGTGCTGCTGTATAAACCCATCAAGAATGTGGGAACGATTATTGGTAAAATCCAGCGTATTTTCGCCCCGGCCGAAAGGGTTTTTGAAAAACTGGATATTGAGCCCAGCATTCAGGAAGTCCCGGACGCGCCGCGCGTGACTGATTTCCAGCATTTAAAGTTTGAAAACGTCAGCTTTGCTTACACTCCAGAGAAGCCCGTCCTCAAGCAGATTAATTTTGAAATCAAGGCGGGGGAGACCATTGCCCTGGTGGGAGAAAGCGGTGGTGGCAAGTCCACGCTGGTTGATCTGATTCCCCGTTTTATGGACCCTCAGGAAGGCCGGATCACGCTGAACGGGCTGGATCTCAAGAGTTTGTCTCTGGATTCGGTATGGGATTTGTTTTCTATTGTGACCCAGGAAACCATGCTGTTTGATGGCAGTATTCGGGAAAACATCCGGCTGGGCAAGCTGGACGCCACGGATGGCGAGATTGAGCGGGCGTTGCAAGCCGCCAATCTGAAGGAATTTGTGGACAGTTTGCCCAACGGCCTTGAAACGTCGGTGGGGACTCGTGGGGTGATGCTGTCGGGGGGCCAGAAGCAACGAATCGCCATTGCCCGGGCCTTTTTGAAAAACGCGCCGGTTGTGATACTGGATGAGGCCACCAGCGCGCTGGATAACGAGTCCGAGGCAGCAGTTCAGGAGGCTATTACCAATATTATGGCCGATAAAACTGTGATTGTAATCGCTCACCGATTGTCCACCATTCGCTTTGCCGATCGCATTCTGGTGATCAGCGATGGAAAAATCGCCGAGTCTGGCACCCATCAGGAGCTGTTAGACAAACAAGGGATTTACAGCCGACTTTATCATCTGCAGTTTCGTCATGATGTTGAACAATTGCAAGGCTTAAAAAATACGGTCTGA
- a CDS encoding tetratricopeptide repeat protein produces MPQSLKRIQQNLKSIRKALKPFNVISQWVRTLRQQGNKNAAEKIFRLLIRLSKGRKASRTYLFRDSTERRESPLLILIQTTLKSEAYAEANFYFEQTLAYFHRELQSAPSDPRLLFEIGKTYLYWATSVYEEATHSHLEQSILYLEQALTANHNTSSDIHIQIIEELGESYFLNRMYKEALQLLEEAVANRVSSEKILLRLAALLEENGSYERALFVYDQALSLNPKSKASVLEHTRS; encoded by the coding sequence ATGCCGCAATCTTTGAAACGTATTCAACAAAACCTGAAAAGCATCCGTAAAGCCCTGAAGCCTTTTAACGTTATAAGCCAATGGGTCCGTACCTTGCGACAGCAAGGTAATAAAAATGCCGCAGAGAAAATTTTCAGACTGCTCATCAGGCTATCGAAAGGAAGAAAGGCTTCCAGAACCTATTTGTTCCGGGATTCTACCGAACGTCGTGAAAGCCCTCTATTAATCTTGATTCAGACCACGCTCAAAAGCGAGGCGTATGCGGAGGCCAATTTCTATTTTGAACAAACCCTCGCTTATTTTCATCGGGAATTGCAATCAGCACCCTCGGATCCACGCCTATTGTTTGAAATTGGAAAAACCTATTTATATTGGGCGACCAGCGTCTATGAAGAAGCCACTCACTCTCATCTAGAGCAGTCCATTTTATATCTGGAACAGGCTCTGACGGCCAATCATAATACGTCATCAGATATTCATATCCAAATCATTGAGGAATTGGGCGAATCTTACTTCCTCAATAGAATGTACAAAGAAGCGCTTCAGTTACTTGAAGAAGCCGTGGCGAATCGTGTTTCCTCTGAGAAAATATTGTTAAGACTGGCAGCGCTACTGGAAGAAAATGGCTCATATGAACGGGCCCTTTTCGTTTACGATCAGGCTTTAAGTCTAAATCCCAAAAGCAAGGCTTCTGTCCTGGAACATACCCGCTCTTAA
- a CDS encoding ATP-grasp domain-containing protein, whose protein sequence is MYRCLERWRITDLAPSETDPVLQEAIYWNLESAIGSFFRCFDCLWINRQEATEMHKYKGYQLKLLKQAGIRVPDTLITNHPERLREFYEQQGRQVIYKPVRGWAHTEMLTEADFSPERLAGLSHSPVKLQEFVPGTDIRAYVLGDEIYAMEIQSGTLDFRENPEAPRVKIDLPPTVAEDCLKLARTLDLVFTGIDLRRTPEQEYVFFEGNPTPVFVYDEEVTGYPISDRLVDCLIAGE, encoded by the coding sequence ATGTATCGTTGTCTGGAACGCTGGAGAATCACAGACCTGGCACCATCAGAAACCGATCCGGTGCTGCAGGAAGCGATCTACTGGAATCTGGAATCGGCCATTGGCAGCTTTTTTCGCTGCTTCGACTGCCTGTGGATCAACCGCCAGGAAGCCACCGAAATGCACAAATACAAAGGTTACCAGTTGAAATTACTGAAGCAGGCTGGCATCCGGGTACCCGACACCCTGATTACAAACCATCCTGAACGCTTGCGAGAATTTTACGAGCAGCAGGGCAGGCAAGTGATTTATAAGCCCGTACGCGGCTGGGCCCATACGGAAATGCTGACCGAAGCGGATTTTTCGCCAGAGCGCCTGGCCGGGCTCTCGCACTCCCCGGTCAAGTTACAGGAATTTGTTCCGGGTACGGACATTCGTGCCTATGTGCTGGGGGACGAGATTTACGCCATGGAAATCCAAAGCGGCACACTGGACTTCCGGGAGAACCCGGAGGCTCCCCGCGTCAAAATCGATCTACCACCCACCGTTGCCGAAGACTGCCTGAAGCTGGCCCGCACCCTGGATCTGGTTTTTACGGGCATTGACCTGCGTCGGACACCGGAGCAGGAGTACGTGTTTTTTGAAGGCAACCCCACCCCGGTATTTGTATACGATGAAGAAGTGACCGGCTACCCCATCAGTGATCGGCTGGTCGATTGCTTGATTGCAGGAGAATAA
- a CDS encoding AI-2E family transporter, whose protein sequence is MSQFRQDVLWTVGLVLLGCLLFVAREALVVVFVAFIFASALLPVVEFLDQKLPRWLSVLIPYVVLFALFVGLIIPVVTITWNQLNVFISDLPHYLDAMINWAAQWSFISRRYPLLTSFSPELLMRHLSAQNGLVLSGFTGMTLLVSQVGLDLISALIISMLLLLDREKIEGYFLHFHPARHHERLRALIDHLIRSTGGFVSGQILFMATFGGLITLGLSVIGGPFPPFAVLLGALSGLLTLIPILGPNIAMVVALVIAIFSPIGWWGAFWVLTLFVVVQALANNIIGPLIMGRAVGLHPLAILVALMVGGLVFGLVGLVLAIPVVACLNIILEEWFMDPEQRSPNLLLPPGVSPPR, encoded by the coding sequence GTGAGTCAATTTCGTCAGGACGTGCTTTGGACAGTCGGACTGGTTCTATTGGGGTGTCTGCTGTTTGTAGCCCGGGAAGCGCTGGTGGTGGTGTTTGTGGCTTTTATTTTCGCCAGCGCCCTGTTGCCGGTGGTCGAGTTTCTGGATCAAAAGCTGCCCCGCTGGTTGTCGGTACTCATTCCCTACGTGGTGCTGTTTGCCCTCTTTGTGGGCCTTATTATTCCGGTGGTCACCATCACCTGGAACCAGTTGAACGTGTTTATCAGTGATTTGCCGCACTATCTGGACGCCATGATCAACTGGGCCGCACAGTGGAGTTTTATCAGCCGACGCTATCCCTTGCTGACCAGCTTTAGCCCGGAGCTGTTAATGCGGCATCTGTCCGCGCAAAACGGGCTGGTCCTGTCCGGGTTTACCGGGATGACCCTGCTGGTTTCCCAGGTGGGGCTGGATTTAATCAGCGCCCTCATTATCAGCATGTTGCTGTTGCTGGATCGGGAAAAAATTGAAGGGTATTTCCTGCACTTTCATCCCGCCCGTCACCACGAACGACTGCGGGCCTTGATCGATCACCTCATCCGCAGTACCGGCGGGTTTGTGTCCGGGCAAATCCTGTTTATGGCCACCTTTGGTGGCTTGATTACGTTGGGCCTGTCGGTTATTGGCGGCCCTTTTCCGCCCTTTGCCGTTTTGCTGGGCGCCCTGAGCGGCCTGCTCACCCTGATTCCCATTTTGGGGCCCAATATCGCTATGGTGGTGGCGCTGGTCATTGCCATTTTCAGCCCCATTGGCTGGTGGGGGGCGTTTTGGGTGCTGACCCTGTTTGTGGTGGTGCAGGCTTTGGCCAACAACATTATCGGCCCGCTGATTATGGGCCGGGCCGTTGGTTTGCATCCGCTGGCCATTTTGGTGGCCCTGATGGTGGGTGGGCTGGTGTTTGGACTGGTGGGTCTGGTGCTGGCCATTCCGGTGGTTGCATGTCTCAATATCATTCTGGAAGAATGGTTTATGGACCCCGAGCAGCGCAGCCCGAACCTGCTTTTGCCGCCCGGTGTTTCCCCGCCCCGATAG